CAGTTCAAATTCCGACTGGTGCTGGGTCACAAGCGTGACAAGCCCCGTATCGTGCGGCCGCGGGCTGACTTCCGAGAACCAGACCTGATCGCCCTTCACGAAAAGCTCGACCCCGAAAATGCCAAGCCCACCAAGGGAATCGGTCACGGCCTTGGCAATGTCGCGGGCGCGGGCAAGGGCCGTCGGGCTCATGGGTTGCGGCTGCCAGCTTTCCACATAGTCGCCCGATTGCTGCACATGGCCGATGGGGTCGCAGAAGCTGGTTTCAACAAGCCCGCTGGGGCCTTTTGAGCGCACGGTCAGGAGCGTGATCTCGAACTCGAAATCGATAAAGCCTTCCACGATGACCCGCGCACCCTTCACGCGACCCGCCGCTTCGGCATAGTCCCATGCTTTGTCCACATCATCGGGCCCCTTCAGGAGGCTCTGCCCTTTGCCGGAGGAGGACATCACCGGCTTCACGAAGCAGGGATAGCCAGTGCCCTTGTTGCCTTCGATCGCCTTGCGGATTTCATCAGCGGACGATGCAAAAGCATATTTGCTGGTCGGCAGGCCAAGTTCTTCAGCTGCCAGCCGGCGGATGCCTTCGCGGTTCATGGTCAGCTGCACGGCGCGCGCCGTCGGGATCACCGTGGCGGCGCCCGACGCCTCGATCTCGGCGAGGGCGTCCGTGGCAATCGCCTCGATCTCCGG
The Gimibacter soli DNA segment above includes these coding regions:
- the purT gene encoding formate-dependent phosphoribosylglycinamide formyltransferase; translated protein: MKIGTPNSPTATRVMLLGAGELGKEVIIALQRYGVEVIAVDRYEGAPGHQVAHRAHAVDMTDAGALKALIAREQPHYIVPEIEAIATDALAEIEASGAATVIPTARAVQLTMNREGIRRLAAEELGLPTSKYAFASSADEIRKAIEGNKGTGYPCFVKPVMSSSGKGQSLLKGPDDVDKAWDYAEAAGRVKGARVIVEGFIDFEFEITLLTVRSKGPSGLVETSFCDPIGHVQQSGDYVESWQPQPMSPTALARARDIAKAVTDSLGGLGIFGVELFVKGDQVWFSEVSPRPHDTGLVTLVTQHQSEFELHARALLGLPTDTAMASPGASAVIYGGMEEQGIAFEGLDEALRVPETEVRLFGKPESFARRRMGVAVARGETVAEARARAKEAASLVRPVKG